A stretch of the Azorhizobium caulinodans ORS 571 genome encodes the following:
- a CDS encoding ABC transporter permease, with protein MSIQSPSSPSARIILRPPAGAAGAEVERRIGVLEAAWDIGAVRKVLIIVVLAAVWQAYGVYLDNPLLFPSLTETLQALAENVRSGVLPARAWASLQVLLMGYAVGVLLAGILTIVAINTRIGSDFLETVTAMLSPLPAIALLPLALIWFGLGNGSLVFILVHSVLWPVALNTHSGFRAVSQTLRMVGRNYGLKGFAYIRKILIPAAFPSILTGLKIGWAFAWRTLVAAELVFGVSSGQGGLGWFIFENRNLLEIPAVFAGLLTVILIGLVVENVIFRTIERRTVLKWGLQH; from the coding sequence ATGTCGATCCAGAGCCCGTCATCGCCTTCCGCCCGCATCATCCTGCGTCCGCCGGCCGGTGCGGCCGGTGCGGAGGTGGAGCGCCGCATCGGCGTTCTTGAGGCCGCATGGGACATCGGCGCCGTGCGCAAGGTGCTGATCATCGTCGTGCTGGCGGCGGTGTGGCAGGCCTATGGTGTCTATCTCGACAATCCGCTGCTGTTTCCGAGCCTGACGGAAACCTTGCAGGCGCTCGCCGAGAATGTCCGCAGCGGCGTGCTGCCCGCCCGCGCCTGGGCGTCGCTTCAGGTGCTGCTGATGGGCTATGCGGTCGGGGTTTTGCTGGCGGGCATCCTCACCATTGTCGCCATCAACACGCGCATCGGCTCGGACTTCCTCGAGACCGTCACAGCCATGCTGAGCCCGCTGCCGGCCATCGCGCTGCTGCCGCTGGCGCTGATCTGGTTCGGCCTTGGCAACGGCAGTCTTGTCTTCATCCTTGTCCATTCGGTGCTGTGGCCGGTGGCGCTCAACACCCACTCGGGCTTCCGGGCGGTGTCGCAGACACTGCGCATGGTGGGGCGCAACTACGGCCTGAAGGGCTTCGCCTATATCCGCAAGATCCTGATCCCGGCAGCGTTCCCCTCCATCCTCACGGGTTTGAAGATCGGCTGGGCCTTCGCCTGGCGCACGCTGGTGGCGGCGGAACTGGTGTTCGGCGTCTCATCGGGGCAGGGCGGGCTCGGCTGGTTCATCTTCGAGAACCGCAATCTCCTTGAAATCCCGGCGGTCTTCGCCGGCCTCCTCACGGTCATCCTGATCGGTCTCGTGGTCGAGAACGTGATCTTCCGCACCATCGAGCGCCGCACGGTCCTGAAATGGGGCCTCCAGCACTGA
- a CDS encoding ABC transporter ATP-binding protein: MSEPLLNVSSVTLRYKTPGVVVTATERVSFEVNTSDRFVLLGPSGCGKSTLLKAVGGYIRPSEGTITIKGRQVTEPGPDRMMVFQEFDQLLPWKTVLENVVFPLRDARRLPRKEAEEKARHYIEKVNLTRAIDSYPHMLSGGMKQRVAIARGMAMEPDILLMDEPFAALDALTRRTCQDELIQLWEETRFTVMFVTHSIAEAIKIGNRILLLSPHPGRVKAEVVDVDTVSPTDGSAGRLEREIHDLLFADAGAADH; encoded by the coding sequence ATGTCCGAGCCCTTGCTCAACGTCTCTTCCGTGACGCTGCGCTACAAGACGCCCGGCGTGGTCGTCACCGCCACCGAGCGCGTGTCGTTTGAGGTGAACACCTCCGACCGCTTCGTGCTTCTCGGCCCCTCGGGCTGCGGCAAGTCCACCCTGCTCAAGGCGGTGGGCGGCTATATCCGGCCGAGCGAGGGGACCATCACCATCAAGGGCCGGCAGGTCACGGAGCCGGGGCCGGACCGCATGATGGTGTTCCAGGAGTTCGATCAGCTCCTGCCATGGAAGACGGTGCTGGAGAATGTGGTCTTCCCGCTGCGCGATGCCCGCCGGCTGCCCCGCAAGGAGGCCGAGGAGAAGGCGCGGCATTACATCGAGAAGGTGAACCTCACCCGCGCCATCGACAGCTATCCGCACATGCTGTCCGGCGGCATGAAGCAGCGCGTCGCCATCGCCCGCGGCATGGCCATGGAGCCGGACATCCTCCTGATGGACGAGCCCTTTGCCGCGCTCGACGCCCTCACCCGGCGCACCTGCCAGGACGAACTGATCCAGCTCTGGGAGGAGACGCGCTTCACGGTGATGTTCGTCACCCATTCCATCGCCGAGGCAATCAAGATCGGCAACCGCATCCTCCTGCTTTCGCCCCATCCCGGCCGGGTGAAGGCCGAGGTGGTGGATGTGGACACGGTGTCGCCGACGGACGGCAGCGCGGGCCGGCTGGAGCGCGAGATCCACGATCTCCTCTTCGCCGATGCCGGCGCGGCGGATCACTGA
- a CDS encoding ABC transporter substrate-binding protein — MRMITRRQTLALAAGLATAPCWPAVAQAKTEVSLSRQPGILYMPTHVIEKQKLIEKHAEKLGVPNVTAKWMSFSNGGAQQDALLSGGVDIINTGTGPLLVLWDKTRGKVKGIVASSAQPLQLISRDPRIKSLKDLQAGDKIAVPTVRVSTQAILLQMAASQLYGPDKWNHFDPMTVQLGHPDAFVAMKNAGHEVKNHFAAPPFQTYELQQIPEAHVVATSADIIGSPLSQGQFMTMTTFAEANPKIIQALRNAAEEAKTFIEKNPAEAVEIYREVTGDKTSTAELLEVLKQPGMMEWNIYPQGTMKFAAHLNRTGAIKTLPTSWKDYYLPVAHDLPGN; from the coding sequence ATGCGGATGATCACCCGCAGGCAGACACTTGCGCTGGCCGCCGGCCTTGCCACGGCCCCGTGCTGGCCGGCCGTGGCGCAGGCGAAGACCGAAGTCTCGCTCAGCCGGCAGCCGGGCATTCTCTATATGCCCACGCATGTCATCGAAAAGCAGAAGCTGATCGAGAAGCACGCCGAGAAGCTTGGCGTGCCGAACGTCACCGCCAAATGGATGTCGTTCTCCAATGGCGGAGCACAGCAGGATGCGCTGCTTTCCGGCGGGGTCGACATCATCAACACCGGCACCGGGCCGCTTCTGGTGCTGTGGGACAAGACGCGCGGCAAGGTGAAGGGCATCGTGGCGAGTTCCGCCCAGCCGCTCCAACTCATCAGCCGCGATCCGCGCATCAAGAGCCTCAAGGATCTCCAGGCCGGCGACAAGATCGCCGTGCCGACCGTGCGCGTCTCGACGCAAGCCATCCTTCTCCAGATGGCGGCAAGCCAGCTCTACGGGCCGGACAAGTGGAACCATTTCGATCCCATGACCGTCCAACTTGGCCATCCCGATGCATTCGTCGCCATGAAGAATGCCGGACATGAAGTGAAGAACCACTTCGCCGCGCCGCCCTTCCAGACCTACGAACTGCAGCAGATCCCCGAAGCGCACGTGGTGGCGACCTCCGCCGACATCATCGGCTCGCCCCTGAGCCAGGGTCAGTTCATGACCATGACCACCTTTGCGGAGGCCAATCCCAAGATTATCCAGGCCCTGCGCAATGCGGCGGAAGAAGCCAAGACCTTCATCGAGAAGAACCCTGCCGAGGCGGTGGAGATCTATCGCGAGGTGACGGGCGACAAGACGTCGACGGCGGAACTGCTCGAAGTGCTGAAGCAGCCGGGCATGATGGAATGGAACATCTACCCGCAGGGTACGATGAAGTTCGCCGCTCATCTGAACCGGACCGGCGCCATCAAGACGCTGCCAACCTCGTGGAAGGACTATTATCTGCCGGTGGCCCATGACCTCCCCGGCAATTGA
- a CDS encoding GntR family transcriptional regulator gives MSVAEVSVLSRDAAKRGAAHVLDVLRQDILSLALAPGAVLSRQDLQERFRLSSTPIRDALMKLQEEGLVDVFPQHATVVSPIDVEQARQAQFLRRSIELELVRSLALAPAPALVERLRSLIRQQSVFADLGEYEQFSAADQAFHRTMYEAEGVIDLWHLVRRRSGHIDRLRRLHLPKAGKIREILAAHTAITDAVAAGDAPAAQEALRDHLSRSLDFVEQLRQSHPEYFSGTDGRPAR, from the coding sequence ATGTCGGTTGCGGAGGTGAGCGTGCTGTCGCGGGATGCGGCCAAGCGGGGGGCGGCCCATGTCCTCGACGTGCTGCGGCAGGACATCCTCTCGCTCGCGCTGGCACCGGGCGCCGTCCTGTCCCGGCAGGACTTGCAGGAGCGCTTCCGCCTTTCCTCCACGCCCATCCGCGATGCGCTCATGAAGCTACAGGAGGAAGGGCTGGTGGATGTCTTCCCCCAGCACGCGACCGTGGTAAGCCCCATCGATGTGGAGCAGGCGCGGCAGGCCCAGTTCCTACGCCGCTCCATCGAGCTGGAACTGGTCCGCAGCCTCGCCCTCGCTCCAGCGCCCGCGCTGGTGGAACGGCTCCGGAGCCTCATCCGGCAGCAGAGCGTGTTCGCCGACCTCGGGGAATATGAGCAGTTCTCGGCCGCCGATCAGGCCTTCCACCGCACCATGTATGAGGCCGAAGGGGTTATCGATCTTTGGCATCTGGTGCGGCGCCGCAGCGGCCATATCGACCGGCTGCGGCGCCTGCATCTGCCCAAGGCCGGCAAGATTCGCGAGATCCTCGCCGCCCACACCGCCATCACCGATGCGGTCGCCGCGGGCGATGCCCCGGCGGCGCAGGAGGCGCTTCGGGACCACCTCTCCCGCTCGCTGGATTTCGTCGAGCAGTTGCGCCAGTCACACCCGGAATATTTCTCCGGAACTGACGGCCGCCCGGCGCGCTAG
- a CDS encoding molybdopterin-dependent oxidoreductase — protein MVVQRKPHLAHWGAFTALVEDGQLVGCEPFAADPAPSPLLGSIVPSVYSDRRIQKPMVRESFLKHGAAAGGEGRGREPMVEVSWETALDLAAREISRVEVEHGRGALFAGSYGWSSAGRLHHARSLVRRFYFSGGGAIDQVGNYSWGTAQFLLPHIIGTYQPLTGRATSWPSILKHCRLFLAFGGLALKNGQMASGGAAEHTQEHWLRELAKAGIPVINVSPTRGDCPDFLNAEWVPIRPTTDAAFLLALLSEVLRIQGADLAFLATHTVGFEPLAAYVRGESDGVPKTPEWAQDICGVPAERIRQIAARLVGVRSYITCSFAVQRAENGEQPYWLAIALASVLGQVGLPGGGFGFGHGSMNGVGNPRPATPGPEMAVGANPLKRAIPAARITEMLEAPGTSYPFNGRTETYPDVRLIHWAGGNPFHHHQDLNRFSRAWQKPETIIVNEIWWTPTARRADIVLPVTTTLERNDIGGSSRDRYVIAMHQAIAPLHAARSDFDIFADLAERLGHGVAFTGGLDEQGWIERIYADCAAANAKAGITFPDFETFWQDGSFELPRPAQDFVLFADFRADPQAHPLATPSGRIELYSSAIASFALSDCPPHPVWRAPGEWLGSAGAKRHPLHLVTVQPSDRLHSQLDFAPLPQGNKVDGREALLMHPDDAAARGCVAGRTVRVFNDRGALLAGLVLDEGVHRGVVVMATGAWFDPDPSAPDAPERAGTVNVLTRDVGTSSLTQGPNAMSCLVEVAAV, from the coding sequence ATGGTCGTCCAGCGCAAGCCCCATCTCGCCCATTGGGGCGCCTTCACCGCGCTGGTGGAGGACGGGCAGCTGGTGGGGTGCGAGCCCTTCGCCGCGGACCCTGCGCCCTCGCCTTTGCTGGGCAGTATCGTGCCCTCTGTCTATTCGGACCGGCGCATCCAGAAGCCCATGGTGCGGGAGAGCTTCCTGAAGCACGGCGCCGCGGCGGGAGGGGAGGGCCGTGGGCGCGAGCCCATGGTGGAGGTCTCCTGGGAGACCGCACTCGATCTCGCCGCCCGCGAGATAAGCCGGGTGGAGGTGGAGCATGGGCGCGGCGCGCTGTTCGCCGGCTCCTATGGCTGGTCCTCCGCCGGACGGCTGCACCATGCGCGCTCGTTGGTGCGGCGCTTCTATTTTTCCGGCGGCGGGGCCATCGATCAGGTGGGCAATTACAGCTGGGGCACGGCGCAATTCCTTTTGCCCCATATCATCGGCACCTACCAGCCGCTGACCGGCCGTGCCACCTCCTGGCCGAGCATCCTCAAGCACTGCCGGCTCTTTCTCGCCTTCGGCGGGCTGGCGCTGAAGAACGGGCAGATGGCCTCGGGCGGCGCGGCCGAGCATACGCAGGAGCACTGGCTGCGCGAACTCGCGAAGGCCGGCATCCCGGTCATCAATGTTTCGCCCACGCGCGGCGACTGCCCGGACTTCCTGAACGCGGAATGGGTGCCCATCCGTCCCACCACGGATGCGGCCTTTCTGCTGGCCCTACTATCGGAAGTCCTCCGCATCCAGGGTGCGGACCTCGCCTTCCTCGCCACCCACACGGTGGGCTTCGAGCCGCTCGCCGCTTACGTGCGCGGGGAGAGCGACGGTGTGCCGAAGACGCCGGAATGGGCGCAGGACATCTGCGGCGTGCCAGCGGAGCGCATCCGGCAGATCGCGGCGCGCCTCGTGGGCGTCCGCAGCTACATCACCTGCTCTTTCGCCGTGCAGCGGGCGGAAAATGGCGAGCAGCCCTATTGGCTCGCTATCGCGCTCGCCAGCGTGCTCGGGCAGGTGGGCCTGCCCGGAGGCGGCTTCGGCTTTGGCCATGGCTCCATGAATGGCGTCGGCAACCCGAGGCCCGCGACGCCCGGCCCGGAGATGGCGGTTGGCGCCAATCCTCTGAAGCGGGCCATTCCCGCGGCCCGCATCACCGAAATGCTGGAGGCCCCCGGCACGTCCTATCCCTTCAACGGACGCACCGAGACCTATCCGGATGTCCGGCTCATTCATTGGGCGGGCGGCAATCCCTTCCACCACCATCAGGATCTCAACCGCTTCTCCCGCGCGTGGCAGAAGCCCGAGACCATCATCGTCAATGAAATCTGGTGGACGCCCACCGCCCGGCGCGCCGACATCGTGCTGCCGGTGACGACCACGCTGGAGCGCAACGACATCGGCGGTTCCTCCCGCGACCGCTATGTGATCGCCATGCATCAGGCGATCGCACCGCTTCATGCGGCCCGCTCGGATTTCGACATCTTCGCCGATCTTGCCGAGCGGCTGGGGCACGGCGTGGCCTTCACGGGCGGCCTCGACGAGCAGGGCTGGATCGAGCGCATCTATGCCGACTGCGCGGCGGCCAATGCGAAAGCGGGCATCACCTTTCCCGATTTCGAGACCTTCTGGCAGGACGGCAGCTTCGAACTGCCCCGGCCGGCGCAGGATTTCGTGCTGTTCGCCGATTTCCGCGCCGATCCGCAGGCCCATCCGCTCGCGACGCCCTCGGGCCGGATCGAGCTTTACAGCTCCGCCATCGCCTCTTTCGCGCTCTCCGACTGTCCGCCCCATCCGGTCTGGCGGGCGCCGGGCGAGTGGCTGGGGAGCGCGGGCGCCAAGCGCCATCCCTTGCATCTCGTAACGGTGCAGCCCTCGGACAGGCTGCACAGCCAGCTCGATTTCGCGCCCTTGCCTCAGGGCAACAAGGTGGATGGGCGCGAAGCGCTCCTCATGCATCCGGACGACGCCGCTGCGCGCGGCTGCGTGGCCGGGCGGACGGTGCGCGTGTTCAACGACCGGGGTGCGCTGCTGGCGGGTCTGGTGCTGGACGAAGGCGTGCATCGCGGCGTCGTGGTGATGGCGACGGGCGCCTGGTTCGACCCCGATCCCTCAGCCCCCGACGCGCCGGAGCGGGCCGGCACGGTCAATGTGCTGACGCGCGATGTGGGCACATCCAGCCTCACCCAAGGGCCGAACGCCATGAGCTGCCTCGTGGAGGTGGCGGCGGTCTAG
- a CDS encoding 4-hydroxy-tetrahydrodipicolinate synthase family protein: MQKITGSFVAIVTPFNKDGSVDFVAFRELLKFQEDNGTAAILIMGSTGETSMLSAEEKKKVIVETAKMKTAKMPLFYGCTGNNTETTIENVRFAKDNGADGAILAAPAYICAPEADIEGYFLDVADATDLPLGIYNNPPRVKSDLHWDNLLRIFKHPNYVIHKESTTRVGQVAQVLAARPDVSVMCCDSPNLGLVVPTMSLGGHGTANMTGNIAPAELVAISRPWNGDEGAAAFKEAYLGLLPMLHYTYSAINPVAVKSLMKAVGLPVGELRKPLRGLEGEALAKGVRIVQELELDRKYGFKIAPLSAVAA, translated from the coding sequence ATGCAGAAGATCACCGGTTCCTTCGTCGCGATCGTGACGCCCTTCAACAAGGACGGCTCGGTGGATTTCGTCGCCTTCCGCGAGCTTCTGAAGTTCCAGGAAGACAACGGCACCGCCGCGATCCTCATCATGGGCTCCACGGGCGAGACCTCGATGCTCTCGGCTGAGGAGAAGAAGAAGGTCATCGTCGAGACCGCCAAGATGAAGACGGCGAAGATGCCCCTCTTCTACGGCTGCACCGGCAACAACACCGAAACCACCATCGAGAACGTGCGCTTCGCCAAGGACAATGGCGCGGACGGCGCCATTCTCGCGGCCCCCGCTTATATCTGCGCACCGGAAGCGGACATCGAGGGCTATTTCCTCGACGTGGCGGATGCCACCGACCTGCCGCTCGGCATCTATAACAACCCGCCCCGCGTGAAGAGCGACCTGCACTGGGACAACCTGCTGCGCATCTTCAAGCACCCGAACTATGTGATCCATAAGGAATCCACCACCCGCGTCGGCCAGGTGGCGCAGGTGCTCGCCGCCCGTCCGGACGTCTCGGTGATGTGCTGCGACAGCCCGAACCTCGGCCTTGTGGTGCCCACCATGAGCCTCGGCGGCCATGGCACGGCCAACATGACCGGCAACATCGCTCCGGCCGAACTCGTCGCCATTTCCCGCCCGTGGAACGGCGATGAGGGCGCGGCGGCGTTCAAGGAGGCCTATCTCGGCCTGCTGCCCATGCTCCACTACACCTATTCGGCCATCAATCCGGTGGCGGTGAAGTCGCTCATGAAGGCCGTCGGCCTGCCGGTGGGCGAGTTGCGCAAGCCGCTGCGCGGCCTTGAGGGCGAGGCGCTGGCCAAGGGCGTGCGCATCGTTCAGGAACTGGAGCTGGACCGCAAGTACGGCTTCAAGATCGCGCCGCTCTCCGCCGTCGCGGCCTGA
- a CDS encoding SDR family oxidoreductase — MDLGISGRRALVSGGSRGMGRAVAEVLARDGAKVTIAARTRATLELAAAELSAASGAPVDFVVADLMTDEGRQAALAACPEPDILINNGDGEPPGDYRDYSRADWIRALDRMMLSPIEMMRLTVDGMIARGFGRVVNIVSRSVKTPQLEMALSNGARSGLVGFVAGLSRQTVKHNVTINNILPGIIASDAQRHHVHSLVEMTGRPFDDIWAERAGQNPAGRYGEPSEVGALAGFLCSAQAGFITGQSILIDGGQYPGTY; from the coding sequence ATGGATCTCGGCATCTCCGGCCGGCGGGCGCTGGTCAGCGGCGGCAGTCGCGGCATGGGCCGCGCCGTCGCCGAAGTCCTCGCCCGTGACGGCGCAAAAGTCACCATCGCCGCCCGCACGCGGGCGACGCTGGAACTGGCGGCGGCGGAGCTCTCCGCCGCCAGCGGCGCCCCGGTCGATTTCGTGGTGGCCGACCTGATGACCGACGAGGGCCGGCAAGCGGCGCTGGCCGCCTGCCCCGAGCCGGACATCCTCATCAACAATGGCGATGGCGAGCCCCCCGGCGACTATCGGGATTATTCCCGCGCCGACTGGATCCGCGCCCTCGACCGCATGATGCTCTCGCCCATCGAGATGATGCGCCTCACGGTGGATGGGATGATCGCGCGCGGCTTCGGCCGGGTGGTCAATATCGTCTCGCGCAGCGTGAAGACGCCGCAACTGGAAATGGCGCTCTCCAACGGCGCCCGCTCCGGGCTCGTGGGCTTCGTCGCCGGCCTGTCGCGGCAGACGGTGAAGCACAACGTCACCATCAACAATATCCTGCCCGGCATCATCGCCTCGGATGCACAGCGTCATCATGTCCACAGCCTCGTCGAGATGACAGGGCGTCCGTTCGATGACATCTGGGCGGAACGCGCGGGCCAGAATCCGGCGGGCCGCTATGGCGAGCCGTCCGAAGTCGGGGCGCTTGCCGGCTTCCTCTGCTCGGCACAGGCCGGCTTCATTACCGGCCAGAGCATCCTGATCGATGGCGGGCAATATCCCGGCACGTACTGA
- a CDS encoding ABC transporter permease: MATATRAQPNGLARFFARRLLQAVPVLLGIVIFSFVILHLAPGDAVDVMAGEAGTGDAAYMAELRAKYGLDQPLPVQLLRYGTQILQLDLGYSIRNNSPVRDLILQRLGPTLLLMSVSIVASVAMGVLFGAIAAIRRNTLLDDLISLVALLAYAMPIFWIGLMLIILFSVTLGVLPSGGFMDVARQDVGPLARAVDIGRHLVLPALTLSLFYFAIYTRLMRASMLEVMGLDYIRTARAKGLGAAKVTIRHVVRNALLPIVTMLGMQMASLLGGAVVVETVFNWPGIGRLTYDAVFQRDYALLIGILLMSSALVIFINMLVDLAYSWLDPRIKAR, encoded by the coding sequence ATGGCCACAGCCACCCGCGCACAACCGAACGGACTGGCGCGCTTCTTCGCCCGCCGCCTGCTGCAGGCCGTGCCCGTTCTCTTGGGCATCGTCATCTTCAGCTTCGTCATCCTGCATCTCGCCCCTGGAGATGCCGTCGACGTCATGGCCGGCGAAGCCGGAACGGGCGATGCCGCGTACATGGCCGAACTCCGTGCCAAATACGGGCTCGACCAGCCTCTCCCGGTCCAGTTGCTGCGTTATGGCACGCAGATCCTGCAACTGGATCTCGGATATTCGATCCGTAACAACAGCCCGGTGCGCGATCTCATCCTCCAGCGCCTCGGGCCCACCCTGCTCCTGATGAGCGTCAGCATCGTCGCTTCGGTGGCCATGGGCGTATTGTTCGGCGCCATCGCCGCGATCCGCCGCAACACCCTCCTTGATGATCTGATCTCGCTCGTCGCCTTGCTCGCCTACGCTATGCCCATCTTCTGGATCGGGCTCATGCTCATCATCCTCTTCTCCGTCACGTTGGGTGTGCTGCCCTCGGGCGGCTTCATGGATGTGGCGCGACAGGACGTGGGGCCCCTCGCCCGCGCGGTCGACATCGGCCGACACCTCGTGCTGCCCGCCCTCACGCTCTCGCTCTTCTACTTCGCCATCTACACGCGCCTCATGCGCGCCTCGATGCTGGAGGTGATGGGGCTCGACTACATCCGCACGGCACGCGCCAAGGGCCTTGGCGCCGCCAAGGTGACGATCCGCCACGTGGTGCGCAACGCGCTGCTGCCCATCGTCACCATGTTGGGGATGCAGATGGCCTCCCTGCTGGGCGGCGCGGTGGTGGTGGAGACAGTATTCAACTGGCCGGGCATCGGCCGCCTCACCTATGACGCCGTGTTCCAGCGCGACTATGCGCTGCTCATCGGCATCCTGCTTATGAGCTCGGCTCTGGTGATCTTCATCAACATGCTGGTGGATCTCGCCTATTCCTGGCTGGACCCGAGGATCAAGGCGCGATGA
- a CDS encoding ABC transporter permease, which translates to MNRLLDFWRLFRRKRTAVLGLVIFLGIVAAALLAPVLYPEDPADMVAPPLLWPGEDMAYPLGSDPLGRDIAAGLMHGARSALMIGGISTLVALAIGITVGALSGYYGGWVNDTLMRITEMFQTMPQFILAVVLVAIVGPALSSIIIALALVSWPPVARLVRAEVMSLREREFVQSCYAIGMSERSIIFGQILPNCLTPIIVTASIMVATAILTEAGLSFLGLGDPNVVTWGAMIGAGRESLRSAWYLVAEPGLAIILVVLALNLVGEGLNDALNPKLKLR; encoded by the coding sequence ATGAACCGGCTTCTCGATTTCTGGCGCCTGTTCCGCCGCAAGCGCACGGCCGTGCTCGGCCTCGTCATCTTCCTCGGCATCGTCGCCGCCGCGCTGCTTGCGCCGGTGCTCTATCCGGAAGACCCGGCCGACATGGTGGCCCCGCCGCTGCTGTGGCCCGGCGAGGACATGGCCTATCCGCTCGGCAGCGACCCCCTCGGCCGCGACATCGCCGCAGGTCTCATGCACGGTGCCCGTAGCGCCCTCATGATCGGCGGGATTTCCACCCTTGTGGCGCTCGCCATCGGCATCACGGTGGGCGCGCTGTCCGGCTATTACGGCGGCTGGGTGAACGACACCCTCATGCGCATCACCGAGATGTTCCAGACCATGCCGCAGTTCATCCTGGCGGTGGTTCTGGTGGCCATCGTGGGGCCGGCGCTCTCCTCGATCATCATCGCGCTGGCGCTGGTCTCATGGCCGCCGGTGGCGCGGCTGGTGCGGGCGGAGGTGATGAGCCTGCGCGAGCGGGAGTTCGTGCAGTCCTGCTACGCCATCGGCATGAGCGAGCGGTCCATCATCTTCGGGCAGATCCTGCCCAACTGCCTCACGCCCATCATCGTCACCGCCTCCATCATGGTGGCCACCGCCATTCTCACCGAGGCGGGCCTGTCCTTCCTCGGCCTTGGCGATCCCAACGTGGTCACCTGGGGGGCCATGATCGGTGCCGGGCGCGAAAGCCTGCGCTCGGCCTGGTATCTGGTGGCTGAGCCCGGCCTTGCCATCATCCTCGTGGTGCTGGCCCTCAATCTCGTGGGCGAGGGGCTGAACGACGCCCTGAACCCCAAGCTGAAGCTGCGCTGA
- a CDS encoding ABC transporter ATP-binding protein, producing the protein MSSHGTPLLDVQNLMKHHGDVRAVDGVSFSIAAGETVGLVGESGCGKSTLGRTLMGLAPATSGTVRLDGEVISGLPYAQLRPLRRRMQMVFQDPYASLNPRKRVADIIAEPLQVHGIGTAQDRRAKVQELMARVGLPVDAGGRFPHEFSGGQRQRIGIARALALNPALIVADEPVSALDVSVQAQVINLMVRLQKEMGLSYLFISHDLAVVHYIADRILVMYLGKIVEVADRARVWKQPLHPYTAGLLAAHPAPDPAGAHRPRVRITGDMPSPTNPPSGCRFHTRCPFVENRCTAEAPALRALPDGRQVACHRVEVTGAGEARSPSEILSLEPITAPAPV; encoded by the coding sequence ATGAGCAGCCACGGCACGCCCCTCCTCGACGTCCAGAACCTCATGAAGCACCATGGCGACGTGCGCGCCGTGGATGGCGTCAGCTTCTCCATCGCTGCTGGCGAGACGGTCGGCCTCGTGGGCGAATCCGGCTGCGGCAAGTCCACGCTCGGCCGCACCCTCATGGGCCTCGCCCCGGCCACCTCCGGCACGGTGCGGCTCGATGGCGAGGTGATCTCGGGTCTGCCCTATGCGCAGCTGCGCCCGCTGCGGCGGCGCATGCAGATGGTGTTTCAGGACCCCTACGCCTCGCTCAATCCGCGCAAGCGCGTGGCGGACATCATCGCGGAACCGCTGCAGGTGCACGGCATCGGGACCGCGCAGGACCGGCGGGCCAAGGTGCAGGAGCTGATGGCGCGCGTGGGCCTGCCGGTGGATGCGGGCGGACGCTTCCCGCACGAATTCTCCGGCGGCCAGCGCCAGCGCATCGGCATCGCTCGCGCGCTCGCCCTTAATCCCGCGCTCATCGTTGCCGACGAGCCGGTCTCCGCGCTCGATGTGTCGGTGCAGGCGCAGGTCATCAACCTGATGGTGCGCCTCCAGAAGGAGATGGGGCTCTCCTATCTGTTCATCTCCCACGATCTGGCGGTGGTGCATTACATCGCCGACCGCATCCTGGTGATGTATCTGGGCAAGATCGTCGAGGTGGCGGACCGGGCGCGGGTGTGGAAGCAGCCGCTCCATCCCTATACGGCGGGCCTTCTCGCCGCCCATCCGGCGCCAGACCCCGCCGGCGCCCACCGGCCGCGCGTGCGCATCACCGGCGACATGCCGAGCCCCACCAACCCGCCCTCGGGCTGCCGCTTCCACACCCGCTGCCCGTTCGTGGAAAACCGCTGCACCGCCGAGGCGCCCGCGCTTCGCGCCCTCCCCGATGGCCGTCAGGTGGCCTGCCACCGCGTAGAGGTGACCGGTGCAGGCGAGGCCCGTTCCCCGTCCGAGATTCTCTCCCTTGAACCCATCACGGCGCCTGCGCCCGTCTGA